The Alosa sapidissima isolate fAloSap1 chromosome 16, fAloSap1.pri, whole genome shotgun sequence genome has a segment encoding these proteins:
- the arhgap22 gene encoding rho GTPase-activating protein 22 isoform X2, giving the protein MPERTARADDTMLSPKIRQTRRARSKSMVMGDVSGGGLRVCSPCGQEGALKAGWLRKQRSIMKNWQLRWFVLRADVLYFYKDQEETKPQGCIRLHGCQVREQTSNHEDGGRHLFEILPGGGDKERSSVGSESLLLMAASQSEMEEWVRALQRAIWGPLGGGVFGRRLEETMECERVKGVCVRLAPLLVEQCVCFIRERGLSEEGLFRMPGQANLVKELQDAFDRGDKPQFDSNTDVHTVASLLKLYLRELPEPVIPFTKYQDFISCAQLLLKDQEAGLLELGNQVKTLPQANYNLLKYICKFLDEVQSYSDDNKMGVQNLATVFGPNILRSTTDDPVRMMEGTSQVQQLMTVLISAHTQLFDGAGVCEEGELCGEQAGTPQRCAVEWEPHTHTPAHTPEAQTSHTPTNTHPPEPPRAESPSRQRPLSGWRCSFRGGRIGGSAVDVSTTNSGVGGGGGGGGGGGGGGGGSWLMNGLSSLRNHRRTSSGERVREPSHAGHRLSTYDNVSMPSSSLSVPSVSSASACEIALPDGATGGTREPSASSSTAGQPDVQDESVCVSGRATPDPVCVSGRATPDPVCVSGSVCNGDAEEAESKAKAGSQSEQSEGALVMELKSELKKQKISYEKRIRMLEECNASLRLRVERLEVELDQEQKRLRMLEIKLRNSERAQNDADKRNHMLQTEMEEFFSTLGELTQPGKI; this is encoded by the exons ATGCCCGAACGGACAGCGCGCGCGGATGACACCATGCTGAGCCCAAAGATACGACAGACGCGGAGAG CCCGCTCTAAGAGTATGGTGATGGGAGATGTGTCCGGCGGTGGCCTGCGTGTGTGTTCTCCCTGTGGCCAGGAGGGGGCGCTAAAGGCTGGCTGGCTGAGGAAGCAGCGCAGCATCATGAAGAACTGGCAGCTGCGCTGGTTTGTGCTCCGAGCAGACGTGCTCTACTTCTACAAGGACCAGGAGGAGACCAAACCAcag ggaTGTATCCGTCTCCATGGCTGCCAGGTGAGGGAGCAGACGTCCAACCATGAGGACGGAGGCCGGCACCTGTTTGAGATCCTTCCAG GTGGAGGGGATAAGGAGAGGTCTTCAGTGGGCAGTGAGTCGTTGCTGCTGATGGCCGCCTCCCAGTCGGAGATGGAAGAATGGGTCCGGGCCCTGCAGAGGGCCATCTGGGGCCCGCTAGGAGGag gtgtgtttgGCCGGCGTCTGGAGGAGACGATGGAGTGTGAGCgcgtgaagggtgtgtgtgtgcgtctggcgCCCCTGCtggtggagcagtgtgtgtgtttcatccgTGAGCGCGGCCTCAGCGAGGAGGGGCTCTTCAGGATGCCCGGCCAGGCCAACCTGGTCAAGGAGCTGCAGGACGCCTTCGACCGCGGGGACAAGCCACAGTTCGatag taacACAGATGTGCACACGGTGGCGTCTCTACTGAAACTCTACCTGCGGGAGCTCCCTGAGCCAGTGATTCCCTTCACTAAGTACCAGGACTTCATCAGCTGCGCTCAACTACTGCTCAAGGACCAGGAggcg ggcCTCCTAGAACTGGGGAATCAGGTGAAGACTCTTCCTCAGGCCAACTACAACCTCCTCAAATACATATGCAA gttcctGGATGAGGTGCAGTCCTACTCAGATGACAATAAAATGGGGGTGCAGAATCTGGCCACTGTGTTTGGTCCAAACATTCTGCGCTCCACGACCGACGACCCCGTCAGGATGATGGAgg gtACATCCCAGGTCCAGCAGCTAATGACAGTTTTGATCAGTGCTCACACACAGCTGTTTGacggagcaggtgtgtgtgaggagggtgaGTTGTGTGGGGAGCAGGCAGGGACTCCCCAGCGCTGTGCGGTGGAGtgggagccacacacacacacacccgcacacaccccGGAGGCccagacctcacacacacccacaaacacacaccccccagAGCCCCCACGCGCTGAGAGCCCCAGCAGACAGCGCCCCCTGTCTGGGTGGAGGTGCTCCTTCAGGGGCGGCCGCATCGGGGGGTCAGCTGTGGACGTGTCCACCACCAACTCCGGcgtcggaggaggaggagggggaggaggaggagggggaggaggaggaggtggcagTTGGCTGATGAACGGCCTGTCGTCGTTACGCAACCACCGCCGCACGTCGTCAGGGGAACGGGTGCGAGAGCCGTCCCACGCCGGACACCGCCTGTCCACCTACGACAACGTCAGCATGCCCTCGTCCAGTCTGAGCGTGCCCAGTGTGAGCTCGGCCTCCGCCTGCGAGATCGCACTACCAGACGGCGCCACCGGGGGCACCAGAGAGCCCAGCGCCTCCTCAAGCACCGCGGGTCAGCCAGACGTCCAagacgagagtgtgtgtgtgagtgggagggCTACACCagacccagtgtgtgtgagcgggagGGCT ACACCagacccagtgtgtgtgagcggcagTGTGTGCAATGGTGATGCTGAAGAGGCGGAGTCAAAGGCTAAGGCTGGCAGCCAATCAGAGCAGAGTGAGGGAGCGCTGGTGATGGAACTGAAGTCAGAACTCAAGAAGCAGAAGATCTCTTATGAAAAGAGGATacgcat GTTGGAGGAGTGTAACGCGTCCCTGCGCTTGCGAGTGGAGCGTCTGGAGGTGGAGCTTGACCAGGAGCAGAAGCGTCTGCGCATGCTGGAGATTAAGCTGCGCAACTCTGAGCGCGCTCAGAACGACGCCGACAAGAGGAACCACATGCTGCAGACCGAGATGGAGGAGTTCTTCTCCACGCTCGGAGAGCTCACTCAGCCGGGcaaaatataa
- the arhgap22 gene encoding rho GTPase-activating protein 22 isoform X1, producing the protein MLRSQTLPDQRRRIHRGQRIGTLPDQHRARSKSMVMGDVSGGGLRVCSPCGQEGALKAGWLRKQRSIMKNWQLRWFVLRADVLYFYKDQEETKPQGCIRLHGCQVREQTSNHEDGGRHLFEILPGGGDKERSSVGSESLLLMAASQSEMEEWVRALQRAIWGPLGGGVFGRRLEETMECERVKGVCVRLAPLLVEQCVCFIRERGLSEEGLFRMPGQANLVKELQDAFDRGDKPQFDSNTDVHTVASLLKLYLRELPEPVIPFTKYQDFISCAQLLLKDQEAGLLELGNQVKTLPQANYNLLKYICKFLDEVQSYSDDNKMGVQNLATVFGPNILRSTTDDPVRMMEGTSQVQQLMTVLISAHTQLFDGAGVCEEGELCGEQAGTPQRCAVEWEPHTHTPAHTPEAQTSHTPTNTHPPEPPRAESPSRQRPLSGWRCSFRGGRIGGSAVDVSTTNSGVGGGGGGGGGGGGGGGGSWLMNGLSSLRNHRRTSSGERVREPSHAGHRLSTYDNVSMPSSSLSVPSVSSASACEIALPDGATGGTREPSASSSTAGQPDVQDESVCVSGRATPDPVCVSGRATPDPVCVSGSVCNGDAEEAESKAKAGSQSEQSEGALVMELKSELKKQKISYEKRIRMLEECNASLRLRVERLEVELDQEQKRLRMLEIKLRNSERAQNDADKRNHMLQTEMEEFFSTLGELTQPGKI; encoded by the exons ATGTTGCGCTCACAGACTCTGCCTGACCAACGGCGGAGAATACACAGAGGTCAGAGGATAGGGACCCTACCTGACCAACACAGAG CCCGCTCTAAGAGTATGGTGATGGGAGATGTGTCCGGCGGTGGCCTGCGTGTGTGTTCTCCCTGTGGCCAGGAGGGGGCGCTAAAGGCTGGCTGGCTGAGGAAGCAGCGCAGCATCATGAAGAACTGGCAGCTGCGCTGGTTTGTGCTCCGAGCAGACGTGCTCTACTTCTACAAGGACCAGGAGGAGACCAAACCAcag ggaTGTATCCGTCTCCATGGCTGCCAGGTGAGGGAGCAGACGTCCAACCATGAGGACGGAGGCCGGCACCTGTTTGAGATCCTTCCAG GTGGAGGGGATAAGGAGAGGTCTTCAGTGGGCAGTGAGTCGTTGCTGCTGATGGCCGCCTCCCAGTCGGAGATGGAAGAATGGGTCCGGGCCCTGCAGAGGGCCATCTGGGGCCCGCTAGGAGGag gtgtgtttgGCCGGCGTCTGGAGGAGACGATGGAGTGTGAGCgcgtgaagggtgtgtgtgtgcgtctggcgCCCCTGCtggtggagcagtgtgtgtgtttcatccgTGAGCGCGGCCTCAGCGAGGAGGGGCTCTTCAGGATGCCCGGCCAGGCCAACCTGGTCAAGGAGCTGCAGGACGCCTTCGACCGCGGGGACAAGCCACAGTTCGatag taacACAGATGTGCACACGGTGGCGTCTCTACTGAAACTCTACCTGCGGGAGCTCCCTGAGCCAGTGATTCCCTTCACTAAGTACCAGGACTTCATCAGCTGCGCTCAACTACTGCTCAAGGACCAGGAggcg ggcCTCCTAGAACTGGGGAATCAGGTGAAGACTCTTCCTCAGGCCAACTACAACCTCCTCAAATACATATGCAA gttcctGGATGAGGTGCAGTCCTACTCAGATGACAATAAAATGGGGGTGCAGAATCTGGCCACTGTGTTTGGTCCAAACATTCTGCGCTCCACGACCGACGACCCCGTCAGGATGATGGAgg gtACATCCCAGGTCCAGCAGCTAATGACAGTTTTGATCAGTGCTCACACACAGCTGTTTGacggagcaggtgtgtgtgaggagggtgaGTTGTGTGGGGAGCAGGCAGGGACTCCCCAGCGCTGTGCGGTGGAGtgggagccacacacacacacacccgcacacaccccGGAGGCccagacctcacacacacccacaaacacacaccccccagAGCCCCCACGCGCTGAGAGCCCCAGCAGACAGCGCCCCCTGTCTGGGTGGAGGTGCTCCTTCAGGGGCGGCCGCATCGGGGGGTCAGCTGTGGACGTGTCCACCACCAACTCCGGcgtcggaggaggaggagggggaggaggaggagggggaggaggaggaggtggcagTTGGCTGATGAACGGCCTGTCGTCGTTACGCAACCACCGCCGCACGTCGTCAGGGGAACGGGTGCGAGAGCCGTCCCACGCCGGACACCGCCTGTCCACCTACGACAACGTCAGCATGCCCTCGTCCAGTCTGAGCGTGCCCAGTGTGAGCTCGGCCTCCGCCTGCGAGATCGCACTACCAGACGGCGCCACCGGGGGCACCAGAGAGCCCAGCGCCTCCTCAAGCACCGCGGGTCAGCCAGACGTCCAagacgagagtgtgtgtgtgagtgggagggCTACACCagacccagtgtgtgtgagcgggagGGCT ACACCagacccagtgtgtgtgagcggcagTGTGTGCAATGGTGATGCTGAAGAGGCGGAGTCAAAGGCTAAGGCTGGCAGCCAATCAGAGCAGAGTGAGGGAGCGCTGGTGATGGAACTGAAGTCAGAACTCAAGAAGCAGAAGATCTCTTATGAAAAGAGGATacgcat GTTGGAGGAGTGTAACGCGTCCCTGCGCTTGCGAGTGGAGCGTCTGGAGGTGGAGCTTGACCAGGAGCAGAAGCGTCTGCGCATGCTGGAGATTAAGCTGCGCAACTCTGAGCGCGCTCAGAACGACGCCGACAAGAGGAACCACATGCTGCAGACCGAGATGGAGGAGTTCTTCTCCACGCTCGGAGAGCTCACTCAGCCGGGcaaaatataa